From Bacillota bacterium, a single genomic window includes:
- a CDS encoding nucleotidyltransferase domain-containing protein — protein AGGRCLGSMAQQAWRTRLQRAVEEAVRQIVAGYDPERIIVFGSVARGDVHEDSDIDLLVVKRTDRPFLRRIDDVMAVVDVAVPVQPLVYTPEELDRLVQERRDFICTALEEGRVVYERPG, from the coding sequence GGCTGGGGGCAGGTGCCTCGGGAGCATGGCACAGCAGGCGTGGAGGACGAGACTGCAGCGAGCGGTCGAAGAGGCGGTCCGGCAGATCGTGGCCGGGTACGACCCCGAGCGGATCATCGTGTTCGGTTCGGTGGCGCGCGGCGATGTGCACGAAGACAGCGACATCGATCTCCTCGTCGTCAAGCGAACCGACCGGCCGTTTCTCCGGCGCATCGACGACGTGATGGCCGTGGTCGACGTTGCTGTCCCCGTCCAGCCTCTGGTTTACACCCCCGAGGAACTGGACCGGCTCGTCCAGGAGCGGCGCGACTTCATCTGCACCGCTCTGGAGGAGGGGAGGGTCGTGTACGAGCGACCTGGGTGA
- a CDS encoding HEPN domain-containing protein, with the protein MGDQNEREARRWLATANRDLEAARWNRAGEFFNTACFQAQQAVEKALKAFLLAHGERNVRGHSALELLDRCVAFSAEFARFRQDCRVLDRHYIPTRYPDALPEGSPHEAFGSDDADDAIRRADGILTAVRESLGLRQDAVEAADSEEDSASAEDIRENNGGNSPPHQ; encoded by the coding sequence CTGGGTGATCAGAATGAGCGGGAAGCGCGCCGCTGGCTTGCGACAGCAAACCGGGACCTCGAGGCCGCGCGCTGGAACCGGGCCGGTGAGTTCTTCAACACGGCTTGTTTTCAAGCTCAGCAGGCTGTGGAAAAGGCGCTCAAGGCGTTTCTCCTGGCTCACGGCGAGAGGAATGTCCGGGGACATTCCGCGCTGGAGCTGCTCGACCGCTGCGTCGCGTTCAGTGCGGAGTTTGCGAGATTTCGCCAGGATTGTCGCGTGCTCGACCGCCACTACATCCCCACCCGTTATCCAGACGCGCTCCCTGAGGGAAGCCCTCACGAGGCGTTCGGCTCGGATGATGCCGACGATGCCATCCGGCGGGCCGATGGGATCCTTACGGCAGTTCGGGAGTCTCTCGGACTCCGGCAGGACGCTGTAGAGGCAGCGGATTCAGAGGAAGATAGCGCGTCAGCGGAGGACATCCGGGAAAACAACGGAGGCAACTCGCCCCCTCATCAATAA
- a CDS encoding ERCC4 domain-containing protein, with protein sequence MADVHERQRALVDALESRGVTVEFQPLPVGDFVISRRIGVERKRTDDLLASLMRKRLHRQLAALRTNFERPILIVEGYYLYAGRTLPPDFVRLQIAMLVMGGLTVLVTRDLEDTAGILAALARLEQQGLGYEPSLHARKPAVALEEQARYVVESLPGIGPQLARVLLSHFGSVQRVMAATPDELMQVPGVGKARARRIHSVLTSLAGRPPGDLG encoded by the coding sequence GTGGCCGACGTGCACGAGCGCCAGCGGGCTCTGGTGGACGCGCTGGAAAGCCGCGGGGTGACCGTGGAGTTTCAGCCACTCCCGGTGGGCGACTTTGTCATCAGCCGCCGCATTGGCGTCGAACGCAAGCGCACCGACGACCTGCTCGCCTCTCTGATGCGCAAGCGCCTGCACCGGCAGCTCGCGGCCCTGCGGACCAACTTCGAGCGCCCCATCCTCATCGTCGAGGGCTACTACCTCTACGCGGGCCGCACGCTCCCGCCCGACTTCGTTCGCCTTCAGATCGCGATGCTGGTCATGGGCGGCCTCACCGTGCTCGTCACCCGGGATCTGGAGGACACAGCCGGCATCCTCGCCGCGCTCGCCCGCCTGGAACAGCAGGGTCTGGGCTACGAGCCCTCGCTCCACGCCCGAAAGCCGGCGGTGGCGCTCGAAGAACAGGCGCGCTATGTGGTCGAATCGCTCCCCGGCATCGGCCCACAGCTTGCCCGAGTGCTCCTCTCGCACTTCGGAAGCGTCCAGCGGGTGATGGCCGCCACCCCGGACGAGCTCATGCAGGTGCCAGGCGTCGGCAAGGCCAGAGCGCGCCGTATCCACAGCGTGCTGACCTCGCTGGCCGGCCGGCCGCCCGGGGACCTGGGTTAG
- a CDS encoding coenzyme F420-0:L-glutamate ligase, with amino-acid sequence MKVELFGLALPEVRPGDDLAALLAESARTSCGGLQAGDVLVVTSKVISKAKGYLVELARVQPSAAARRLAARTGLDARFVDVVLRQSQATLFVVPLAEFMREGIVEPAQLGSDPQAVARLIERFPYEIFTLRNGDVYSSAGVDASNHPAGEVSYPPPDPDQAARELAEGVRRMTGLYIPVIVTDTEYTLGLGTQDVARGSYGIKPAAGKFGAPDRLGKPKFGGADLVTHELASAAALIMGQTAEGFPAVLVRGFPYEPFEGGMAGYRPAPEKVRPIVRLTLSHSVRVLGWRWLLGLAAAMLAGRRSRPRAAPYPSGEATGKPSTSSAL; translated from the coding sequence ATGAAAGTCGAGCTGTTCGGGCTTGCCTTGCCCGAGGTTCGGCCAGGCGATGACCTGGCCGCGCTGCTGGCCGAAAGCGCACGGACCAGCTGCGGCGGGCTTCAGGCCGGCGACGTGCTGGTCGTCACGAGCAAGGTGATCTCCAAGGCGAAGGGGTACCTGGTGGAGCTGGCCAGGGTCCAGCCCTCCGCCGCCGCCCGGCGCCTGGCGGCTCGAACGGGGCTTGACGCCCGGTTCGTGGACGTGGTCCTGCGGCAGTCGCAGGCGACGCTGTTTGTCGTGCCGCTGGCCGAGTTCATGCGGGAAGGCATTGTCGAACCGGCCCAGCTCGGCTCCGACCCGCAAGCGGTGGCGCGGCTCATCGAGCGCTTCCCCTATGAGATCTTCACCCTTCGAAACGGCGACGTGTACTCGAGCGCCGGGGTGGACGCTTCCAACCACCCCGCCGGCGAGGTGAGCTACCCTCCCCCCGACCCCGACCAAGCCGCCCGGGAGCTGGCCGAGGGAGTTCGGCGGATGACAGGCCTGTACATCCCGGTGATCGTGACCGACACGGAGTACACGCTCGGCCTGGGAACGCAGGACGTGGCTCGCGGCTCGTACGGCATCAAGCCCGCCGCCGGCAAGTTCGGCGCCCCCGACCGGCTGGGGAAGCCGAAGTTCGGCGGGGCCGACCTCGTGACGCACGAACTCGCATCGGCGGCCGCGCTGATCATGGGCCAGACAGCCGAAGGCTTCCCGGCCGTGCTCGTGCGGGGGTTCCCCTACGAACCGTTCGAGGGCGGGATGGCGGGTTACCGGCCGGCGCCCGAGAAAGTGCGGCCGATCGTCCGGCTCACATTGAGCCACTCCGTCCGGGTGCTCGGGTGGCGGTGGCTGCTGGGGCTGGCGGCGGCCATGTTGGCGGGGCGTCGCTCCCGCCCTCGAGCAGCGCCGTACCCCTCGGGCGAAGCCACCGGCAAACCCTCCACGTCCAGCGCACTGTGA
- the folE gene encoding GTP cyclohydrolase I FolE produces MGSEDRPDKARLERLKEAVRTLLEAIGEDVSRPELDQTPERVARLYLELFSGLRADPAAELTVVQEESARDLVVVRDIPVHSMCEHHLVPFTGWAHIAYLPSEGRITGLSKLARLVDGFARRPQVQERLTHQIADALESRLQPRGVVVVVEAVHLCMVMRGARAEGSRAVTVAVRGLYDRDPAERAALLSLLSHRRPG; encoded by the coding sequence ATGGGATCGGAAGACCGGCCGGACAAGGCGCGCCTCGAGCGCCTCAAAGAGGCCGTTCGCACTCTCCTGGAGGCCATCGGCGAGGACGTGTCCCGGCCGGAGCTTGACCAGACGCCTGAACGCGTCGCCCGCCTCTACCTGGAGCTCTTCTCGGGGCTGCGGGCCGACCCCGCCGCCGAACTCACGGTCGTCCAGGAAGAGAGCGCCCGGGATCTGGTGGTCGTTCGGGACATCCCCGTGCACTCCATGTGCGAGCACCACCTGGTGCCCTTCACCGGGTGGGCGCATATCGCCTACCTGCCGTCGGAGGGCCGCATCACCGGACTCTCGAAGCTGGCCCGGCTGGTCGACGGCTTCGCCCGGCGCCCTCAGGTGCAGGAGCGCCTCACCCACCAGATCGCCGACGCCCTGGAGTCGCGCCTTCAGCCCCGCGGCGTGGTGGTGGTCGTCGAGGCCGTGCACCTGTGCATGGTGATGCGGGGCGCCCGAGCGGAGGGTTCCCGGGCCGTGACGGTGGCCGTCCGGGGCCTGTACGACCGGGATCCGGCCGAGCGGGCGGCGTTGCTTTCGCTCCTCTCGCACCGGAGGCCCGGCTGA
- a CDS encoding GntR family transcriptional regulator, with the protein MHSGKNRLVMYQQLKEGILHDISSGRLGAGAKLPSERELCRAYSVSRVTVRRAILDLVSEGILETVPGKGTYVRGLRQGKNATGYIAFVRCVRAARASSITDDVFYPAILAGLEAAAAAR; encoded by the coding sequence GTGCATTCCGGCAAGAATCGGCTCGTCATGTACCAGCAACTGAAGGAGGGGATTCTCCACGACATCTCCTCGGGACGTCTGGGCGCGGGGGCCAAGCTGCCCTCGGAGCGAGAACTGTGTCGCGCCTACTCGGTGAGTCGCGTCACGGTGCGCCGGGCAATCCTCGACCTGGTATCGGAGGGCATCCTCGAGACGGTGCCCGGGAAGGGTACGTATGTACGGGGTCTCCGGCAGGGCAAGAATGCGACGGGGTACATCGCTTTCGTACGGTGCGTGCGGGCGGCGAGGGCGTCGTCCATCACGGATGACGTGTTTTACCCCGCGATTCTCGCTGGTCTCGAAGCAGCCGCTGCCGCCCG